A region from the Malus domestica chromosome 07, GDT2T_hap1 genome encodes:
- the LOC103435148 gene encoding serine/arginine-rich SC35-like splicing factor SCL30 isoform X1, which translates to MRRYSPQYYSPPRRSYGGGGGGGGGRGRSPPRRRKEQNNGSLLVRNIPLDCRAEELRAPFERYGEVRDVYIPKDYYTGEPRGFAFIQFVDSYEAAEAQYHMNGKIFAGREISVVVAAETRKRPEEMRQRTRVREPSDHGGRRSSYYGRSHSRSRSPRYPSGSRSRYRSRSYSPVPRRRGDSISPSRRRRDNPRSPRDLPPVRDGDRRPYSPGYDNVAGPNDNGDEKPMREEKDGRDHWRSPDRASRSPSGSRSRSAELSPARSR; encoded by the exons ATGAGGAGGTACAGCCCACAGTACTATAGTCCTCCGAGGAGGAGCTACGGCggcggtggaggaggaggaggtgggcgAGGAAGGAGCCCCCCAAGAAGGCGCAAGGAGCAGAACAATGGAAGTCTTTTGGTCCGGAACATTCCTCTGGATTGCAG AGCTGAAGAGCTGAGAGCTCCCTTTGAAAGATATGGGGAAGTTCGGGATGTCTACATTCCCAAGGACTACTACACTGG GGAACCTCGGGGATTTGCATTTATTCAGTTTGTGGATTCTTATGAGGCCGCCGAGGCTCAGTATCATATGAATGGGAAGATTTTTGCTGGGAGGGAGATATCTGTGGTTGTTGCAGCAGAGACAAGGAAAAGGCCGGAGGAGATGCGGCAAAGGACTAGGGTTAG AGAGCCATCAGATCATGGGGGAAGACGATCATCTTATTATG GACGTTCACATTCTCGTTCACGCTCACCACGCTATCCATCAGGTTCTAGAAGTCGGTACCGCTCAAG GTCCTATTCTCCTGTTCCAAGACGCCGAGGCGACTCTATTTCACCAAGCAGAAGGCGCCGAGACAACCCAAGATCACCCCGAGATCTTCCACCAGTGCGAGATGGTGATCGCAGACCCTATTCTCCAGGTTATGACAATGTTGCTGGACCAAATGACAACGGTGATGA GAAACCTATGCGCGAAGAAAAGGACGGAAGAGATCACTGGAGGTCTCCTGATAGAGCATCAAGATCGCCATCGGGATCTAGGTCCAGATCTGCTGAGTTATCACCTGCGCGCAGCAGATGA
- the LOC103435148 gene encoding serine/arginine-rich SC35-like splicing factor SCL30 isoform X2, producing the protein MRRYSPQYYSPPRRSYGGGGGGGGGRGRSPPRRRKEQNNGSLLVRNIPLDCRAEELRAPFERYGEVRDVYIPKDYYTGEPRGFAFIQFVDSYEAAEAQYHMNGKIFAGREISVVVAAETRKRPEEMRQRTRVREPSDHGGRRSSYYGRSHSRSRSPRYPSGSRSRYRSRSYSPVPRRRGDSISPSRRRRDNPRSPRDLPPVRDGDRRPYSPGYDNVAGPNDNGDEYDKKPMREEKDGRDHWRSPDRASRSPSGSRSRSAELSPARSR; encoded by the exons ATGAGGAGGTACAGCCCACAGTACTATAGTCCTCCGAGGAGGAGCTACGGCggcggtggaggaggaggaggtgggcgAGGAAGGAGCCCCCCAAGAAGGCGCAAGGAGCAGAACAATGGAAGTCTTTTGGTCCGGAACATTCCTCTGGATTGCAG AGCTGAAGAGCTGAGAGCTCCCTTTGAAAGATATGGGGAAGTTCGGGATGTCTACATTCCCAAGGACTACTACACTGG GGAACCTCGGGGATTTGCATTTATTCAGTTTGTGGATTCTTATGAGGCCGCCGAGGCTCAGTATCATATGAATGGGAAGATTTTTGCTGGGAGGGAGATATCTGTGGTTGTTGCAGCAGAGACAAGGAAAAGGCCGGAGGAGATGCGGCAAAGGACTAGGGTTAG AGAGCCATCAGATCATGGGGGAAGACGATCATCTTATTATG GACGTTCACATTCTCGTTCACGCTCACCACGCTATCCATCAGGTTCTAGAAGTCGGTACCGCTCAAG GTCCTATTCTCCTGTTCCAAGACGCCGAGGCGACTCTATTTCACCAAGCAGAAGGCGCCGAGACAACCCAAGATCACCCCGAGATCTTCCACCAGTGCGAGATGGTGATCGCAGACCCTATTCTCCAGGTTATGACAATGTTGCTGGACCAAATGACAACGGTGATGAGTATGACAA GAAACCTATGCGCGAAGAAAAGGACGGAAGAGATCACTGGAGGTCTCCTGATAGAGCATCAAGATCGCCATCGGGATCTAGGTCCAGATCTGCTGAGTTATCACCTGCGCGCAGCAGATGA